In one window of Archocentrus centrarchus isolate MPI-CPG fArcCen1 chromosome 11, fArcCen1, whole genome shotgun sequence DNA:
- the LOC115787576 gene encoding sperm acrosome membrane-associated protein 4-like, producing the protein MMTKLLWSCAAVMTLFVTVESLTCETCDIEVVGYCLRTVPVNCTESQTDCYTAVAKFSGDLLRIHERGCIEQEACKNETGSILSLNYTITRTCCSTNLCNGAASIQAGLTAALCAALVAVWSQWIL; encoded by the exons ATGATGACAAAATTGCTGTGGAGCTGTGCAGCAGTGATGACTCTGTTTGTAACAG TTGAATCCCTCACCTGTGAAACATGTGATATCGAGGTCGTTGGCTACTGCCTACGCACGGTTCCTGTAAATTGTACAGAATCTCAGACCGACTGCTACACCGCAGTTGCGA agTTTTCCGGTGACCTGTTGCGCATCCATGAACGAGGCTGCATAGAACAAGAAGCGTGCAAAAATGAGACGGGCTCCATATTGTCTCTGAACTACACCATCACCAGGACGTGCTGCAGCACCAACCTGTGCAATGGAGCTGCCTCCATCCAGGCCGGCTTGACTGCAGCTCTGTGTGCTGCCCTCGTGGCAGTTTGGAGCCAGTGGATCCTTTAA
- the LOC115787591 gene encoding sperm acrosome membrane-associated protein 4-like gives MNRIFLQLFAVGLCVAIGQALLCYKCDIGFGSLCITTQQTCSSGQLCFSGVGKAAGFLDIKTKGCLDTANCNKTETTTFGSNNTIYSVTKTCCNTDLCNAAPGMPGTSSLTLALTAISALFVGNILG, from the exons atgAACAGAATTTTCCTCCAGCTTTTTGCAGTCGGACTCTGCGTTGCAATTG GCCAAGCTCTCTTGTGCTACAAATGCGACATTGGCTTCGGGAGCCTGTGCATAACCACTCAACAAACATGTTCAAGCGGACAACTTTGCTTCAGTGGTGTTGGGAAAGCAG CTGGATTCCTGGATATCAAGACAAAGGGTTGTCTCGACACGGCGAACTGCAACAAGACCGAAACTACGACCTTTGGCTCGAACAATACCATCTACAGTGTGACCAAGACGTGCTGCAACACTGACCTGTGCAACGCAGCACCTGGCATGCCTGGGACCTCCTCGCTGACCCTGGCCCTCACGGCCATCTCTGCTCTGTTTGTGGGAAACATCCTGGGTTGA